From a region of the Roseivirga sp. 4D4 genome:
- a CDS encoding S1/P1 nuclease: MKSLLLPIVLLTAISFTASAPVYWGQIGHRTIGHIADGMLSRKATKHVKRVLGTETLAEVSTWMDEIRSDNSYRYANTWHYCTIPDGMTYETAPTQEGGDVIWAIEKIIKELKAGGLSAEDEAKNLKFLVHLVGDIHQPLHVGNGEDRGGNDVKVQWFGTNTNLHSVWDSRMIDGKQFSYTEFANWVNHASKSQIKAWQSATVRDWAMESMSFRDQVYAVPENGRLSYRYSYDNFDLVKQRVLQAGVRLAGVINDIYK; the protein is encoded by the coding sequence ATGAAAAGTTTACTGCTTCCGATCGTTTTGCTCACTGCAATTTCATTTACCGCTTCTGCTCCGGTTTATTGGGGACAAATAGGTCATAGGACCATTGGACATATTGCTGATGGCATGCTTTCGAGGAAAGCCACCAAGCATGTGAAACGTGTATTGGGCACTGAAACACTAGCAGAAGTGAGTACCTGGATGGATGAAATTCGATCCGATAATAGCTACCGATACGCCAACACATGGCACTATTGCACTATCCCTGATGGAATGACCTACGAAACAGCGCCTACGCAAGAAGGCGGTGATGTAATTTGGGCCATTGAGAAGATTATCAAAGAGTTAAAAGCCGGAGGCCTAAGTGCCGAAGATGAGGCCAAAAATCTGAAGTTCTTAGTACACTTGGTGGGTGACATTCACCAGCCATTGCATGTGGGCAACGGAGAAGATCGTGGTGGAAATGATGTGAAAGTTCAGTGGTTCGGCACCAATACCAACCTACACAGTGTATGGGACAGTCGTATGATTGACGGAAAGCAGTTCAGCTACACTGAGTTTGCCAATTGGGTAAATCATGCCTCAAAATCACAAATCAAAGCATGGCAATCTGCAACAGTTAGAGATTGGGCTATGGAATCCATGTCCTTCCGAGACCAAGTCTATGCTGTTCCTGAAAATGGAAGACTGAGCTACCGCTACTCTTACGACAATTTTGATCTTGTAAAGCAAAGAGTGCTTCAAGCTGGAGTTCGCCTGGCTGGTGTGATCAACGATATCTATAAGTAA
- a CDS encoding sterol desaturase family protein, which yields MIDWQFVGDAYRGYANYLWQEITFQYDYKPWWQNYFWALIGISLIFLAWEWLRPWRKDQPKFRKDFWLDAFYMFFNFFLFSLIIFNALSNVVVDAFNGLLSDMGITNLAAIEIGSWPVFLQLFTLFIIRDFIQWWTHRLLHAVPALWEYHKVHHSVEQMGFAAHLRYHWMETIVYRTIEYLPLAMIGFGIDDFFFVHMFTLAVGHWNHANIKVKLGPLKYILNNPNMHMWHHAHDLPEDRQRGVNFGLTLSLWDYLFGTAYIPSSGKSIKLGFPGVSKFPKTFFGQIFHGFSKKNQ from the coding sequence ATGATTGACTGGCAGTTTGTAGGAGATGCATATCGAGGCTATGCCAATTATCTGTGGCAGGAAATTACCTTTCAATATGATTACAAGCCTTGGTGGCAAAATTACTTCTGGGCACTGATCGGTATTTCTCTGATATTTCTGGCCTGGGAGTGGCTTAGGCCATGGCGGAAAGATCAACCAAAATTCAGAAAGGACTTTTGGTTAGACGCCTTCTACATGTTCTTCAATTTCTTTCTCTTCTCGCTGATCATCTTCAATGCCTTATCAAACGTAGTTGTAGATGCCTTCAATGGACTGCTGTCAGACATGGGCATTACCAACCTTGCCGCTATTGAAATTGGTTCCTGGCCGGTTTTTCTTCAGTTGTTCACCTTATTCATCATAAGAGACTTTATCCAATGGTGGACGCATAGGTTACTTCATGCAGTTCCAGCGCTATGGGAGTATCACAAGGTGCATCATTCTGTAGAACAAATGGGCTTTGCAGCACACCTGAGGTACCATTGGATGGAAACCATTGTTTACCGGACCATTGAATATCTACCGCTCGCCATGATTGGTTTTGGCATAGACGACTTCTTTTTTGTGCACATGTTTACTTTGGCTGTAGGGCATTGGAATCATGCCAATATCAAAGTGAAGCTTGGTCCGCTGAAGTATATCTTGAATAATCCCAATATGCATATGTGGCATCATGCCCATGATTTGCCTGAAGATCGGCAAAGGGGGGTGAATTTTGGTTTGACCCTGAGTCTATGGGATTACCTATTCGGTACTGCGTATATTCCTTCGAGTGGAAAGTCGATCAAGCTGGGCTTTCCAGGAGTTTCTAAATTCCCAAAGACCTTCTTCGGACAGATATTCCATGGTTTCAGCAAGAAAAACCAATGA
- a CDS encoding zinc-dependent metalloprotease codes for MKRTKTVFKVICLGLLTVSLITPSHDALAQRRKKKNQTTADTPTEKAQTPPKKKEKTYESLVKGMNADEGLFKVYQKDGKIMYEIPKAELGKDMLWVTRLVSAPENFGGGFVGSGSKMIEQVVRWEHREGKILLKKISFNNVADSTDAIYKSVMNNNFAPIIGSFKVTGQPEDSSAYLVDVTKFFTGDTKAISAMNSRFRSSFQVRRLDAEKSYTESVKSFPQNIEVRQVMTYDAGRPPSNGNTGLITMQVAQSMIKLPENPMMPRLADQRVGWFTMGNINFSSDKLKGDQVRFLKRWRLEPKDPAAYARGELVEPVKPIVYYLDPATPEKFRKWFKLGIEDWQVAFEAAGFKNAIIAKDPPSKEEDPDWSPEDTRYSTVRYIANMTRNATGPSTADPRTGEIIESDIIWYHNHLRSYRNWYLIQTGAANPRARTLNTPAEDIGEMMRAVIAHEIGHALGLPHNMKASSSYPVESLRNPEFAEEYGVAPTIMDYARVNYIAQPGDGVTRFIRKIGPYDKYVINWGYRVIPNASNPEAEKATLDQWILDKADDRMFRFGSSNGSNPEAQTEDLGDNSVLASTYGMENIMKVVPNLLDWTTTDGENYDDTREIYNEVIGQWRRFVGHVITNVGGITEDFKSTDQEGTVYNVVPEAQQVSAMNWMHKYAFAKPDWLLDEDLLRKMESYGAVNRIRATQVSFLNRLLDPTRAQRLIEAEAFKGRNTYTIYQMFADTRKGLFSELASGTAINTYRRNLQRAFVERLEFMMTNEVSQFQARQVDMSQSDIRPVVKSELKTLQREVNSAIGRYSDRASRVHLEDLKDRIADILDPK; via the coding sequence ATGAAAAGGACAAAGACTGTATTCAAAGTGATTTGCCTTGGCTTGCTCACTGTGAGCCTAATAACACCAAGTCATGATGCTTTAGCACAACGCAGAAAGAAAAAGAATCAAACTACTGCCGATACTCCTACGGAGAAAGCGCAAACCCCTCCAAAGAAAAAAGAGAAGACATACGAATCCTTGGTTAAAGGGATGAACGCTGATGAGGGCCTCTTTAAGGTTTACCAAAAGGATGGCAAGATCATGTACGAGATCCCTAAGGCTGAACTTGGAAAAGATATGCTATGGGTAACCAGGCTAGTTTCTGCTCCTGAGAATTTCGGTGGAGGCTTCGTTGGCTCAGGCTCTAAGATGATTGAGCAGGTAGTAAGATGGGAACACAGAGAAGGCAAAATCCTTCTGAAAAAAATCTCTTTCAATAATGTGGCCGATAGTACCGATGCTATCTACAAATCGGTAATGAACAACAACTTTGCTCCCATCATTGGATCATTTAAAGTGACTGGCCAACCCGAAGACTCAAGCGCCTACCTGGTAGACGTAACCAAGTTCTTCACTGGCGATACTAAGGCCATTAGTGCGATGAACTCTCGTTTCAGAAGCTCCTTTCAGGTAAGGAGGCTCGATGCTGAGAAAAGCTATACCGAATCCGTAAAGAGTTTTCCGCAAAATATTGAAGTACGTCAGGTAATGACTTATGATGCTGGTAGGCCTCCTTCTAATGGCAATACTGGCTTAATCACTATGCAGGTGGCGCAGTCCATGATCAAGTTGCCAGAAAACCCTATGATGCCTAGACTTGCCGATCAACGCGTGGGTTGGTTTACAATGGGTAATATCAATTTCAGCTCTGATAAGCTCAAAGGAGATCAGGTACGCTTCTTGAAGCGATGGAGATTAGAGCCTAAGGACCCGGCAGCTTATGCCAGAGGCGAATTAGTTGAGCCTGTAAAACCGATCGTTTATTATCTAGATCCCGCAACTCCTGAGAAATTCAGAAAGTGGTTCAAATTGGGCATTGAAGATTGGCAAGTGGCTTTTGAGGCAGCTGGTTTTAAGAATGCAATCATAGCCAAAGACCCTCCTTCTAAAGAAGAAGATCCAGATTGGAGTCCAGAAGACACACGTTACTCCACCGTGCGCTACATCGCCAATATGACGAGAAATGCGACTGGCCCAAGTACTGCTGATCCAAGAACTGGTGAGATCATTGAGAGTGACATCATTTGGTATCACAATCACCTTAGATCCTATAGAAACTGGTACTTGATTCAAACTGGTGCGGCTAACCCTAGAGCAAGAACACTGAACACTCCGGCTGAGGACATCGGGGAAATGATGAGAGCCGTCATCGCTCACGAAATTGGTCACGCGCTGGGATTACCGCATAACATGAAAGCGAGTTCTTCTTATCCTGTGGAGTCTTTAAGAAATCCAGAGTTTGCTGAAGAATATGGAGTAGCACCAACCATTATGGACTATGCTCGTGTGAACTACATTGCTCAACCGGGTGATGGGGTGACTAGGTTTATCCGCAAAATCGGTCCATACGATAAGTATGTAATCAATTGGGGCTACCGAGTGATTCCTAATGCTTCTAACCCTGAAGCAGAAAAAGCCACTTTAGACCAGTGGATTCTGGACAAAGCTGATGATCGCATGTTCCGTTTCGGTAGTAGCAATGGTTCTAACCCAGAAGCCCAGACAGAAGACCTTGGCGATAACAGCGTCCTGGCGAGTACCTATGGCATGGAAAACATCATGAAGGTGGTGCCTAATCTTTTAGATTGGACGACTACTGACGGTGAAAACTATGACGATACGCGAGAAATTTATAATGAGGTGATCGGACAATGGAGAAGATTTGTGGGTCACGTGATTACCAATGTGGGTGGTATTACTGAAGACTTTAAGTCTACCGATCAGGAAGGCACTGTTTATAATGTAGTTCCTGAAGCACAGCAAGTATCTGCCATGAACTGGATGCACAAATATGCCTTTGCTAAACCAGATTGGCTTCTTGACGAGGATTTACTAAGGAAAATGGAAAGCTATGGTGCTGTTAACCGTATCAGAGCGACACAAGTGTCTTTCTTAAACAGACTACTCGATCCAACCAGGGCACAGCGCCTTATCGAAGCTGAAGCTTTCAAAGGAAGAAATACCTATACCATATATCAGATGTTTGCTGATACTAGAAAAGGTCTCTTTTCCGAGTTAGCCAGTGGTACGGCCATTAATACCTATAGAAGGAATCTTCAGAGAGCCTTTGTTGAGCGCTTAGAATTCATGATGACCAATGAAGTGAGTCAGTTTCAGGCGAGACAGGTGGATATGAGTCAATCTGATATAAGACCAGTTGTGAAATCTGAGTTGAAGACACTGCAAAGAGAAGTTAATAGTGCTATAGGCAGGTACTCTGACAGAGCAAGCCGAGTTCACTTGGAAGACTTGAAGGATAGGATTGCAGATATTCTAGATCCTAAATAG
- a CDS encoding LytR/AlgR family response regulator transcription factor, translated as MNAVVIDNEPHIRAGLIKLLEIYCSEINVIGEAQSCASGQQLIDEKAPDLIFLDIEMDDGTGVDLIKSNPHLASQVIFITAHDKYAIDAFKCSALDFLLKPIDSEDLINSVEKAKASKIGLNLQARIEILENHLNRNNHGAKIVLSDSECMHVVEMNDILWCAAEGSYTRFVLLNDEEILVSKNLKSYEEFMNESNFVRIHHSYLVNINHVKRFERSEGGSLIMTNGATLPVSVRKKDNLMQVLKKWNNIHL; from the coding sequence ATGAATGCTGTCGTCATAGACAATGAACCTCATATCAGGGCAGGTCTAATTAAACTGCTCGAGATATACTGTTCGGAGATAAATGTAATCGGAGAGGCACAGAGTTGTGCATCTGGTCAACAACTCATCGATGAGAAAGCACCAGATCTAATCTTTCTTGATATTGAAATGGATGATGGTACAGGTGTTGATCTAATCAAGTCAAATCCCCATCTGGCAAGTCAGGTGATCTTCATTACAGCTCATGACAAGTATGCGATTGACGCTTTCAAATGTAGTGCTTTAGACTTTTTGCTAAAACCTATTGATTCAGAGGATCTTATAAATTCTGTAGAGAAAGCGAAGGCAAGCAAAATTGGTCTTAATCTACAGGCCAGAATTGAGATTTTAGAAAATCATTTGAATAGGAACAACCATGGAGCTAAGATTGTCCTAAGCGATTCTGAATGCATGCATGTCGTAGAAATGAATGACATCCTGTGGTGTGCAGCTGAGGGTAGTTATACGCGATTTGTTCTCTTGAATGATGAAGAGATCTTGGTGTCGAAAAACCTCAAGTCATATGAGGAGTTTATGAACGAATCAAATTTTGTCCGAATCCACCATTCCTATCTGGTAAATATTAACCATGTCAAGCGATTTGAGCGAAGTGAAGGTGGGTCTTTAATTATGACAAATGGGGCCACATTACCTGTTTCCGTGCGGAAAAAGGACAATTTGATGCAGGTACTCAAAAAGTGGAATAACATACACTTATAA
- a CDS encoding histidine kinase, whose amino-acid sequence MIPIRMRAGLVIGALICISTMSWAQNAEEKALTGVLDSLYRVIFTFNYADESTYEPGFSQFDNSLDSVLSISAEKDYKSVYYKAINIRFIHLKYQDEVVKSRALLDETIDHALSNGDSLYYAQFTYFIGNLFAREDQDDSALVYFEKALDISRSIGKRQVEAASINAIAVTYAGLDRDDLAVKYYYKSLVLAEALKDSSQIATAVGNLATAYSRMEVGDSSFYYAKRAYDLALVTNEIAIKWHALNSLTIGSYLNGDYRGAIKYANQLRDEVTPIEEYGFLITSHLYRSKTLAAQNQLSEAYNYAEESLELARAYEVTRNEINALNWLVELASDRRDYKNALGYEQERGRLQDSLNQVKANQRIERLSAKYETQEKEDKIASLNLLQKESEARQRTQLLLFGALVLLLIVTFLYFYKVFKSKLEMEQLAKQKAKNDLLRSQLNPHFLFNALSSIQLFLIDKGQGSNALNYLSKFAKLMRRILENSRRDLVSLDAEVSTLRHYLDLQKIRFDNRFDYRIDIDTIDDINEIMIPPMFAQPFIENSLEHGIAEIMDGLIQVSFKQEGDLLMFKVEDNGVGLSKATALKKAKRDKGSDHEPLATKITKDRIELLKKQLKRNISFIAKDKLGENHEVIGTEVIFELPIQFD is encoded by the coding sequence ATGATTCCAATTAGGATGAGGGCTGGCCTCGTAATTGGCGCCCTGATTTGCATAAGTACTATGTCCTGGGCTCAAAACGCTGAAGAGAAAGCGTTGACGGGTGTTTTAGACTCTCTTTATCGTGTAATATTCACTTTTAATTATGCCGATGAATCCACCTATGAACCCGGTTTTTCCCAGTTCGATAATTCGCTCGATTCTGTATTGAGCATTAGTGCCGAAAAAGATTACAAATCTGTTTACTACAAGGCGATTAACATACGTTTCATTCACCTCAAATATCAGGATGAGGTGGTCAAATCAAGGGCTTTACTTGACGAAACGATCGATCACGCCTTGAGCAATGGAGATTCATTGTACTATGCGCAATTCACCTACTTCATCGGTAATCTGTTTGCCAGAGAAGATCAGGATGACTCTGCCTTGGTTTATTTCGAAAAGGCATTAGACATATCCAGATCAATTGGTAAAAGGCAAGTAGAGGCGGCTTCGATTAATGCCATAGCAGTGACTTATGCCGGTCTTGATAGGGATGACCTGGCGGTAAAATACTATTACAAATCACTTGTCCTTGCCGAAGCCTTAAAGGATTCGTCTCAGATTGCCACAGCTGTTGGAAATCTGGCGACAGCATATAGCAGAATGGAGGTAGGAGACTCCTCATTTTATTATGCCAAAAGGGCCTATGACCTGGCGCTGGTGACTAATGAAATTGCTATCAAATGGCATGCCCTGAATTCGTTGACCATTGGGTCCTACCTCAATGGTGATTATCGAGGTGCTATTAAGTATGCTAATCAATTGAGGGATGAAGTGACCCCGATAGAGGAGTATGGCTTCCTCATTACTTCTCATCTGTATCGAAGCAAGACACTCGCTGCTCAGAATCAGCTGTCTGAGGCTTATAACTATGCGGAAGAGAGTTTGGAGCTAGCAAGGGCCTATGAAGTAACACGAAATGAGATTAATGCTTTAAACTGGCTGGTTGAGTTGGCTAGCGACAGGCGAGATTACAAGAATGCCCTTGGTTATGAACAAGAGAGAGGCCGTCTCCAGGACAGTTTGAATCAGGTAAAGGCCAATCAAAGAATAGAGAGGCTTTCTGCCAAGTATGAAACTCAGGAGAAGGAGGATAAAATCGCCTCATTGAACTTACTTCAAAAGGAAAGCGAGGCACGCCAAAGGACACAATTATTACTTTTCGGTGCTCTCGTGCTACTTCTCATTGTTACATTCTTATACTTCTATAAGGTCTTTAAATCCAAGTTAGAAATGGAACAGCTGGCTAAACAAAAGGCCAAGAATGATCTTTTAAGGTCTCAGTTGAATCCACATTTCCTTTTCAATGCGCTTTCTTCCATCCAGCTTTTTCTAATTGACAAAGGACAAGGTTCCAATGCCTTAAACTACCTCTCCAAGTTTGCGAAGTTGATGAGAAGGATTTTGGAAAACAGTCGGAGAGATTTGGTGTCGCTAGATGCCGAGGTATCAACGCTTAGGCATTATCTCGATCTTCAAAAGATTCGTTTCGATAACCGTTTCGACTATCGAATAGATATTGATACGATAGACGACATTAATGAAATTATGATCCCACCCATGTTTGCCCAACCCTTTATTGAGAACTCACTAGAACATGGCATTGCAGAAATCATGGATGGCTTAATACAGGTCAGCTTTAAGCAAGAGGGAGACCTTTTAATGTTCAAAGTTGAGGACAATGGAGTAGGGCTTTCTAAGGCTACAGCGCTGAAAAAGGCTAAAAGGGATAAGGGCAGTGATCATGAACCCCTCGCTACTAAGATTACAAAAGACAGAATCGAGCTCTTGAAGAAACAGCTTAAGCGGAATATTTCTTTTATTGCTAAGGATAAACTCGGTGAAAATCATGAAGTCATTGGTACCGAGGTGATTTTTGAACTTCCTATTCAATTCGATTGA
- a CDS encoding amidohydrolase family protein translates to MLRLHLVLLLSFTVLQTSLLAQSDPTGKSAVTSTYAITNATVITMPGSEMKDATVVVKNGLIIGVGKNVSIPNDAEVIDATGLYVYPAFIDGMSNTGAKRPESLPRPQNLFTPDPPNDYAGITPENSVISQIDIKSSSITNMRKVGFAISHSVPYGRMLPGSGSLLLLNEATHMDEIILAKDVALYAQWVGAPGAYPGNILGMMAKWRNLYRNAENHKNHTELYAQNPAGLPRPVNDRVSLAFHPVIGKSKPVMFDVSSMLDVRRAMRLQNDLGFDLIVSGVKQAWDLVDELKATGTPIFLSLDLPDKPKDAKGDDVSDEVRALEARRMEFYNKYVSQAAALQSAGVKFGFSARGTSASKIKKSVMTLIENGLSESDALAALTTNPASMLGIDQVAGSIENGKMANLMVSTAPYFTKDSQIKMMFVDGTKHVYEVKEKKAKKDTDTADAEEAPAAGGDALVGTWSYELVTPGEPQGGKMIIKREDGKYSGVLTSNDGTPDNDMNNINFRDGQLTFDFDIDAGGQSVTVVVEGSISGTEFDAEASVSVGGQSFELGFTASKDGK, encoded by the coding sequence ATGTTACGCCTACACTTAGTGTTGCTGCTTTCATTCACTGTATTGCAAACAAGTTTGTTAGCTCAGAGTGACCCTACGGGTAAGTCTGCTGTGACCAGTACTTATGCAATTACCAATGCTACGGTGATAACGATGCCGGGTAGTGAAATGAAGGATGCCACTGTGGTAGTCAAAAATGGATTAATAATAGGTGTGGGAAAAAATGTTTCCATACCGAATGACGCAGAGGTAATCGATGCAACTGGGCTATACGTATACCCAGCTTTTATCGATGGTATGTCTAATACCGGTGCCAAAAGACCTGAAAGTCTACCAAGACCTCAAAACCTCTTTACACCAGATCCACCGAACGATTATGCGGGTATTACTCCCGAAAACAGCGTAATCAGTCAAATAGATATTAAGAGTAGCAGCATCACCAACATGAGGAAAGTTGGTTTTGCCATCTCTCATAGTGTGCCTTACGGAAGAATGCTTCCGGGTTCAGGTTCACTTTTACTGCTCAACGAAGCCACTCATATGGATGAGATCATTCTGGCCAAGGATGTAGCGCTTTATGCACAATGGGTAGGTGCTCCAGGAGCATACCCTGGCAATATCTTAGGTATGATGGCCAAGTGGAGAAACCTTTACCGTAATGCGGAAAACCACAAGAACCATACAGAGCTATATGCTCAGAACCCTGCTGGTCTACCAAGACCTGTTAATGATAGAGTAAGCTTAGCTTTCCACCCTGTGATCGGGAAAAGTAAGCCAGTAATGTTCGATGTAAGCAGTATGCTGGATGTAAGACGCGCTATGCGCCTTCAAAATGACCTTGGTTTCGACCTGATCGTTTCAGGTGTTAAGCAAGCTTGGGATTTGGTAGACGAATTAAAGGCTACTGGCACACCGATATTCTTATCGCTTGATCTTCCAGACAAGCCAAAAGATGCCAAGGGTGATGATGTTTCAGACGAAGTCAGAGCGCTCGAGGCCAGACGTATGGAATTCTATAACAAATATGTAAGTCAAGCTGCAGCCTTGCAATCAGCAGGTGTTAAGTTCGGTTTCTCAGCCAGAGGTACTAGTGCCAGCAAGATCAAAAAGAGTGTTATGACCTTGATTGAAAATGGTCTCAGTGAAAGTGATGCATTAGCCGCTTTGACTACCAATCCTGCTTCAATGCTTGGTATTGATCAAGTAGCAGGATCCATCGAGAACGGTAAAATGGCTAACCTCATGGTTTCAACCGCTCCTTACTTCACTAAGGATTCTCAGATTAAAATGATGTTTGTAGATGGTACCAAGCATGTTTATGAAGTAAAAGAGAAAAAGGCTAAGAAAGACACCGACACTGCAGACGCTGAAGAGGCCCCTGCAGCAGGAGGAGATGCGCTTGTAGGTACTTGGTCTTATGAGCTGGTAACACCAGGAGAACCTCAAGGTGGTAAAATGATCATCAAGAGAGAAGACGGTAAATACTCTGGAGTATTGACAAGCAATGATGGAACACCTGACAACGACATGAATAACATCAATTTTAGAGATGGTCAATTAACATTCGATTTTGACATTGATGCTGGTGGCCAATCTGTAACTGTTGTAGTTGAGGGTAGCATCTCCGGTACCGAATTTGATGCTGAAGCTTCGGTTTCCGTAGGCGGTCAAAGCTTTGAATTAGGATTTACTGCTTCAAAAGACGGTAAGTAA
- a CDS encoding amidohydrolase, with product MKNILTLLLAFFSTVALAQVQKGDILIKNGTVLTVTNGTLENTDVLVRNGKISRIGKGLRAPRGVETVDATGKFVMPGIIDAHSHIAGSAINEGTSQVTAEVSMEDVVNPLDVSIYRALAGGVTSIHLMHGSANVIGGQNETMKLRYGTTNPDDLRFEGAPRTIKFALGENPTRGGRSRGIQPQSRMGVENMLRNSFTEAIAYRKKWDAYNADKSARKVAPEYDLRMQTLVDIMNGDVLVHCHSYRADEIYMLMKVFSDFGIPKLTFQHANEAYKVAPELAAFGASASVFADWWAYKLEVYYSTAYNAAILTENGVLTSINSDSGELIRHLFHEAAKTQKYGNLSDDQALALITLNPAKQLGIDNRVGSIEEGKDADIAIFEGHPLSVYAIPLMTFVDGIKYFDKSEDKGDVRIFINPESSIEEVMIYDRHDDHRCLEGANVLSLEELFSNKK from the coding sequence ATGAAAAATATACTAACCCTTCTCCTCGCCTTCTTTAGCACAGTGGCACTGGCACAAGTCCAAAAAGGAGATATACTTATAAAGAATGGAACAGTTTTAACTGTTACCAATGGTACGCTTGAAAATACCGATGTATTAGTGAGAAATGGTAAAATCTCTAGAATCGGTAAAGGGCTTCGAGCTCCTAGAGGCGTGGAAACTGTAGATGCCACAGGAAAATTCGTAATGCCTGGTATCATTGATGCACATTCCCATATTGCGGGTAGCGCTATTAATGAAGGAACAAGTCAAGTGACAGCTGAGGTAAGCATGGAAGATGTTGTGAACCCGCTTGATGTCTCCATCTATCGTGCTTTAGCCGGTGGTGTGACAAGCATTCACCTGATGCACGGTTCGGCTAACGTAATTGGTGGTCAGAACGAAACGATGAAGCTAAGGTATGGCACGACTAATCCGGATGATCTAAGGTTTGAAGGAGCTCCGAGAACCATCAAGTTCGCCTTAGGTGAAAACCCAACTCGTGGTGGCCGATCTAGAGGCATCCAACCTCAAAGTCGTATGGGCGTTGAAAACATGCTCAGAAACTCTTTCACAGAAGCGATCGCTTATCGCAAAAAATGGGATGCTTACAATGCCGATAAATCTGCCAGAAAAGTTGCTCCTGAGTATGATCTCAGAATGCAGACCTTGGTAGACATAATGAATGGAGATGTACTTGTTCACTGTCACTCATATAGAGCAGATGAGATTTATATGTTAATGAAGGTGTTTAGCGATTTCGGTATTCCGAAATTGACATTCCAACATGCTAATGAAGCTTACAAAGTGGCACCTGAACTGGCTGCTTTTGGGGCAAGCGCTTCAGTATTTGCCGATTGGTGGGCATATAAACTGGAAGTATATTACTCTACTGCATACAACGCGGCCATCTTAACTGAAAATGGTGTGCTTACTTCAATTAATTCGGATTCAGGAGAATTAATCAGACACCTTTTCCATGAAGCCGCAAAAACGCAGAAATATGGTAACCTATCGGATGATCAGGCACTAGCCCTTATCACACTCAACCCTGCAAAGCAATTAGGCATTGACAACAGAGTTGGATCGATCGAAGAAGGCAAAGATGCTGACATTGCAATTTTCGAAGGTCACCCACTATCTGTTTACGCTATTCCATTGATGACTTTTGTGGATGGTATCAAATACTTTGACAAATCTGAAGATAAAGGCGATGTTAGAATTTTCATCAATCCGGAGTCTTCTATTGAAGAAGTAATGATTTATGACAGACATGATGATCACAGATGCCTTGAAGGGGCTAATGTATTGTCACTCGAAGAATTATTCTCTAACAAAAAATGA